One Spinacia oleracea cultivar Varoflay chromosome 4, BTI_SOV_V1, whole genome shotgun sequence DNA segment encodes these proteins:
- the LOC130471498 gene encoding uncharacterized protein codes for MEYLSNWAVKEINMDLEAAGEARLLQLNELDELRFEAYKNHRLYKEQTKKFHDKMIQKREFNIGDKVLLYNSRLRLFPGKLKSRWSGPFTITEVKEHRAIEVASENGTKFKVNGQRLKLYTEGVFIGKLETIYLSDPPTDA; via the coding sequence ATGGAATATCTCTCTAATTGGGCCGTCAAGGAGATCAATATGGATTTAGAAGCGGCCGGTGAAGCGAGACTTCTTCAATTGAATGAGCTAGATGAACTTCGGTTTGAAGCTTACAAGAATCATAGGCTCTATAAGGAGCAAACGAAGAAGTTTCATGATAAGATGATTCAAAAACGGGAGTTCAACATCGGTGATAAGGTCTTGCTTTATAATTCACGACTACGGCTTTTTCCAGGAAAGCTTAAGTCTAGATGGTCCGGACCTTTTACTATCACCGAAGTCAAGGAACATAGAGCTATTGAGGTTGCTAGTGAAAATGGCACCAAGTTCAAAGTGAACGGTCAACGTTTGAAGCTATACACTGAAGGAGTGTTTATTGGAAAATTGGAGACGATCTATCTCTCCGATCCACCCACCGACGCTTGA